The following is a genomic window from Lentimicrobiaceae bacterium.
GGTTAGAACTATCCACAAAAGAAACTGTGTTAATCCTAAAAGTGCAATTCCTACAATTTTGCCTAGCATAAGCTGAAACGGCTTTACAGACGAAACTATAACTTCGATAATGCGACTGGTTTTTTCTTCTAAAACACCGCTCATAACCTGCGAGCCGTACATGAAAATAAACATGTATATCAGCAAACTTGTAACGTATCCGATTATCATGGCGACTTCCGTAAAACTTTCTTTTTCGTTACCGCTGTCGTCGGTTTTTACAGTGGTAAGTTTTATGTCGGTTTTAATTTTCTCCAATATGGTTTCGCTTATCAAATCTCTGGTAGCTGAATCGGCAGTATGATTGTAGTCGGGCATGGTTTTTTCAATCTGCTTACTTATTTCGGCAGAAAGTTTTAATTTTTCTACCTGCTTGCCCATGCTATTGCTTATGTACGTTTTTAAATTGAGCGTAGGTTGTTTGTTTGAGTATATTATCCCATTTTCGGGAATGTTTAGTTTGGTAGCCGGAATGTACAACAGATTATAGTCGCCAGTTTTAACCAAACGTTGTTTTAAGCTATCGATGTTGTCGTAAGAGCGGACAAATGTGTAGTTTTCGGTATCGTTAAGATGGTCGGCAAAGATGTTTGTTTCATCAATTACGTGAACCAATGCTTTATCGTCTTGTTTTGAGTTAAGATATATAACAAGGAGTATGGTGGCAGCTATAAGTACGGGACCAAGAATGGTCATAACTATAAAACTTCTTTTTTTTACTTTCGATAAGTACTCTCTTTTTATTATTAGAAAAGTTGTTTTTTTCATGCGTAAATAGGTGTTTTAATATGTTACAAAACGTGCTATTTTTGGGTTTTATATTGTAAATATGTTATAACTGTTGTTGATTTTGGTTTTGCTTGCCGGAAGTTTTATTTACCACCGAAATAAATACTTCATTCATAGATGGTATAAGCTCAGCAACTCTATGTATTTTAGTTTTTGGAATTAAAAATTGCAGCAAATCGTTTGAGGTCAGATTATCATTAACCTTATACGTAATGCTGAGGGTATCGTCATTTTCAGGCTTGCTGTCAATTATTTTGAAATCGTCGTTGGATAGGGTAGTCATGTAGTCATCGACGTGGCTTATGTGGACTTCCAATTCGTTGTTAAAGTGCTGTTTTTTAATATCGTATATGTTTCCTTCCAAAACTTTTTCAGCTTTGTTTATAAGGGCAATATTGTCGCAAAGTTCTTCAACCGAACTCATGTTGTGTGTCGAAAAAATAATTGTAGCACCTTTTTTCTTGAGCTCTAATATTTCGTCTTTTAAAATGCTTGCATTTATTGGGTCGAAACCGCTAAAAGGTTCGTCGAAGATGAGCAACTTGGGCTTGTGAACAACAGTAGTAACAAACTGAACTTTTTGCTGCATCCCTTTTGAAAGCTCTTCAATCTTCTTGTCCCACCACGATTGCATTTCAAGTTTGGTAAACCAATATTTAAGCTCATCTTTTGCCTCTTTAAGGCTAAGACCTTTAAGCTGAGCCAAATAAATAGCTTGTTCGCCGACTTTCATTTTTTTGTACAAACCTCTTTCTTCTGGCAGATACCCAACGTTTTTTACGTCCGAAAGTTTTAGTTTGTTTCCGTTAAGCAAAACTTCACCCGAGTCGGGAGCAGTAATTTGATTAATTATTCTGATAAGTGTTGTTTTGCCGGCACCGTTTGGACCAAGTAGTCCGTAAATACTATTTTCGGGAACCGATATGCTTACATTATTTAACGCAGTGAAATTTCCAAATTGTTTTCTTA
Proteins encoded in this region:
- a CDS encoding ABC transporter permease; amino-acid sequence: MKKTTFLIIKREYLSKVKKRSFIVMTILGPVLIAATILLVIYLNSKQDDKALVHVIDETNIFADHLNDTENYTFVRSYDNIDSLKQRLVKTGDYNLLYIPATKLNIPENGIIYSNKQPTLNLKTYISNSMGKQVEKLKLSAEISKQIEKTMPDYNHTADSATRDLISETILEKIKTDIKLTTVKTDDSGNEKESFTEVAMIIGYVTSLLIYMFIFMYGSQVMSGVLEEKTSRIIEVIVSSVKPFQLMLGKIVGIALLGLTQFLLWIVLTFAILTSAQLIFPQYFSAESANTTTNLMLTDDLQGSPDINMISQSGSANNQLIEEAFNVIKSFNIPVILITFIIYFLIGYLLYAALFAAIGAAVDNDADTNQFMFPISIPLLLGIMVSPQIIQNPEGPLAFWLSMIPFTSPIVMLTRVPFGVPYWELILSIALLILGFLGCVWIAGKIYRTGILMYGKKVTYKELWKWIKYKN
- a CDS encoding ATP-binding cassette domain-containing protein, whose translation is MAKPLLETISVRKQFGNFTALNNVSISVPENSIYGLLGPNGAGKTTLIRIINQITAPDSGEVLLNGNKLKLSDVKNVGYLPEERGLYKKMKVGEQAIYLAQLKGLSLKEAKDELKYWFTKLEMQSWWDKKIEELSKGMQQKVQFVTTVVHKPKLLIFDEPFSGFDPINASILKDEILELKKKGATIIFSTHNMSSVEELCDNIALINKAEKVLEGNIYDIKKQHFNNELEVHISHVDDYMTTLSNDDFKIIDSKPENDDTLSITYKVNDNLTSNDLLQFLIPKTKIHRVAELIPSMNEVFISVVNKTSGKQNQNQQQL